DNA sequence from the Tissierella sp. MB52-C2 genome:
ATCAGATGAAAAAGATGCTATGGAAATAGCAGCTGCATATGGTGAAATCTCTGAATTTAAAGCTCTATATTCATCTGATATAAATATTAGATACAATCAAATCTTCAATCGTATTTCTACTGGTGAAGGTAAGCATGTATTTATAAAAGATAACCTAGGAATATTGTCCCATGGTAATACTACTGCAGAAAATAGCCATAGTGCTATGATTGGTGGAATATTCACAAGACAAAATGAAAGAAGAAAAGGTTTTGGAAGCCAAATAGTTTCTTATTTGGTAAAAGATCTAATAAACAGAAAAAAGAATATATGCCTATTTTATGGAAACGAAGAAGAAGGAAAGTTTTTTATGAAATTAGGTTTTGAAATAATAGGTAATTGGACTGTACTAAGGAGTGAAAAAGATGAATAAAGTTTTAGTATTACAAAGTGACTTTGGGCTAGTTGATGGAGCTGTAGCTGCAATGATAGGAGTAGCCCATGATGTAGATATGGATCTTAAAATATATAGTTTGACCCATGATATAACTCCATATAATATATGGGAAGCATCCTATAGATTATTT
Encoded proteins:
- a CDS encoding GNAT family N-acetyltransferase, with product MLVKATENNREEILNYCLEEEVFNIFIIGDIENFGFSSGIQDIWYEKEDDKIIGIVLRYHTTLIVYSKDLNMDFSSIRAITDNMNIENISGKSTVIDKLYPYLKGNYSRKDTKFCQYKDIGGLKDIKDDINVSDEKDAMEIAAAYGEISEFKALYSSDINIRYNQIFNRISTGEGKHVFIKDNLGILSHGNTTAENSHSAMIGGIFTRQNERRKGFGSQIVSYLVKDLINRKKNICLFYGNEEEGKFFMKLGFEIIGNWTVLRSEKDE